Proteins encoded within one genomic window of Oncorhynchus nerka isolate Pitt River linkage group LG9b, Oner_Uvic_2.0, whole genome shotgun sequence:
- the LOC135565714 gene encoding transmembrane inner ear expressed protein-like produces the protein MAAGQRPSSCPPLQPVMLGLEAALLSFCISTVFSQVPDPELLPTDPPKKPDPVTSETVVFWGLRLWQVIGIFSMFILAVIITLCCIFKCRIPRTKKEIEARHAQRVAAKDYANTLETVPPLNELTEIPGALLDTASLPTVSEQVQTRSASSSQLPVVREELVLTGPLTQPKTG, from the exons ATGGCAGCCGGGCAACGGCcttcttcctgtcctcctctccagccAGTGATGCTGGGCTTGGAGGCAGCGCTGCTCTCCTTCTGCATCTCCACTGTATTCTCCCAGGTCCCAGACCCAGAG CTTTTACCGACAGATCCCCCAAAGAAGCCAGACCCAGTCACTTCAGAAACAGTCGTGTTCTGGGGACTGCGGTTATGGCAGGTTATTGGCATCTTCTCTATGTTTATTCTAGCAGTCA TCATAACCCTATGCTGCATCTTCAAATGCCGTATCCCCAGGACGAAGAAGGAGATTGAGGCGCGACATGCTCAGAGAGTAGCAGCTAAGGACTACGCCAACACACTGGAGACAGTGCCTCCTCTCAACGAGCTCACAGAGATCCCAGGCG CGCTCCTGGACACTGCATCCCTCCCGACGGTCTCTGAGCAGGTCCAGACTAGAAGCGCCAGCAGCAGCCAGCTCCCAGTGGTGAGAGAGGAGCTGGTGCTCACTGGTCCCCTCACTCAGCCTAAGACTGGATga